TACGACCCGCCGCCCGTGCTCTTTGTAAAGGGCGAACTGCCGCAGGCGCTGCGCGGCGAGCTATCCGAGATTCGCAGCGTCGCCATCGTCGGCACGCGCGACGCCAGCGACTATGCGCTGGGGCTGAGCCACAGGCTGGCCCAGGGCCTGGCACAAGCGGGCGTCACCGTGGTTTCGGGACTCGCCCGCGGCGTCGACGCCGCGGCGCATAGGGGCGCCCTCTCCGTTCCCAGCGGCCAGACGGTGGCGGTCCTGGGTTCAGGCGTGGACACCATCTATCCCAGGGAGAACGGGGGGCTCGGCCACGCCATCCTGGCTGGCCGCGGCGCGCTGGTGAGCGAGTACCCAGTCGGCACCGGCCCGCGCCCCGAGCACTTCCCCGCCCGCAACCGCATCATTTCCGGCCTCGCCCGCGCCGTGCTGGTGGTCGAGGGCACGCACAAGTCGGGCTCGATGATCACCGCCTCGCTGGCGCTCGAGGAGGGCCGCACGGTGTTCGCGGTGCCGGGCCGGGCGGGCGACCCCAAGGCGGGCGGCACCTTGGACCTGCTCAAGCAGGGCGCGGTCCTGACCCAGGACGCGGACGACATCCTGAGCGAGCTCGGCTGGTCGGCCGCCAAGGAGAGTTCGGGCCCGCCCCTCAGCGATGCGGAACGGGAGTTGG
The genomic region above belongs to Deinococcota bacterium and contains:
- the dprA gene encoding DNA-processing protein DprA, yielding MDTLTRTYLALALTPGLGPRKIKLLTEHFGDAEAVYAASERELRAVPGLGPKLVASLLEAKRSERPEGELERAARLGATLIHLAHPDYPEALRSIYDPPPVLFVKGELPQALRGELSEIRSVAIVGTRDASDYALGLSHRLAQGLAQAGVTVVSGLARGVDAAAHRGALSVPSGQTVAVLGSGVDTIYPRENGGLGHAILAGRGALVSEYPVGTGPRPEHFPARNRIISGLARAVLVVEGTHKSGSMITASLALEEGRTVFAVPGRAGDPKAGGTLDLLKQGAVLTQDADDILSELGWSAAKESSGPPLSDAERELVTLIRAQDSPLLDDLIAASGQSATALLPLLTVLELKGAV